A window of Gossypium hirsutum isolate 1008001.06 chromosome D13, Gossypium_hirsutum_v2.1, whole genome shotgun sequence genomic DNA:
GTCAGATTATTAAAAGAATCTATATttacttttctttctcaaaatcccagacaacacaaaaaaaaaattaaaaactagttaagtttcataaatttttatataattgatattttaataatttagcagttgtattttaaattttatcatataaatgaagttttaagtaaattaaaaattgaatataaagaatataaacATACCATGAGAGGATCTCCAACCACGAAGACAAAAGAAGAAGGAGATAAATTAGTTAGCTTGATCCATTGGCCATTGTTGACCTCAATTTCCAACCCTGGAATTTGATTCTCACAAATTAATGTGCTGACAGGTTTATCAGTATGAGGAAAGAATCCTATCTCATTCTCCCCTGGTGGAGGGGGCATGTATTTCATCATCCGCATAATTGTTGTGTAGTTCATCTTCAGTGAATCATCTCCTAATCCATAACTATCAATTAGCATTAACCAAATTAACTTGTTTAGCACCTCCAATTGTGTTCCCATGGTATGTGCAATGTCACTGGGACAAAAGATCAAACAACAGAAATGATTTGTTAGATTCTAAATTTTGTAAGATTCCAAATCTATGATTCTAAGTACATTATGAGCTGGGGCGAATCTAGGGGGTTggtaatgaaaaattattattcaggccctttaaaaattttaaaattttaaattagtaaaggtaaaattatactttggccccctaaaattataaaaatttaatttaatcttttaaaatttataaagatatagactataaaaaattaaaatttcattcaccCCCTAAAAGATTGTTCTAGCTTCACACTTAATTATGAGTTCAAATCCAAATATGTTATGTGAAAAAGATAAAAACTTGACTCTGGAGCTAATACACGTAGCCACTCTTAAGAGGTAACCTATATAAAAATTAGAATCCCCTCTCCTATTTTCTTACTACAATTTCTTTCACTAAAAAAAATCATTCCTAAAAAAATGTCCAATAAATTAATGAAAGGAAAGGAAACAAAcccattaaatttctttttaagttgTAGGTGGTAAGGGTTATTCAAATACAGAATATGAGATTAGAGCCAAAATCAGAGTCAAAGTCAAAGCCAAACTTAATTACGAGTCTTTAGTTAATACAGTGTGATTTAGCCAACGACTCAAAATTCAACCTGAATATTCATGTAATATCATGACTTATAATCCCTTAGTGTAACCTGGACatctattttaatacattaaaatagATTCGTCAATTctatatataaacaaattaatttaattaacccgAATTTAAACTTAACTCAATTTAACTATAAAAAGTCATTAACTCGAATCCCTTTAACTCAAACtagaaattatcaaaaccaaTACAGCCTGTGAAATTAGAAAAATCAAAGAATTGTTGTTACCAAAATCGTGGGTGACCGTCAGGCCACATAAGTTGAGCAAAGTTGTTAACAGAATCATAATTGGAGGCATCTCCAAGTCCAAAGCCTTCATACAACGGAGAAACTTCACTGCTTGGTCCAACCCAGCCATGGCTAGGCGGGGGAAGAACGTTCTTTTGTTTTCTCTCCACTGGAACCTCAACCAGTTCTTTCATCAACCTAAACATCTCCTCTCGAACTTCCGTCGATATCGTGTCATACACCACCTCAAAACAACCGAAAGTC
This region includes:
- the LOC107937185 gene encoding probable 2-oxoglutarate-dependent dioxygenase AOP1, with amino-acid sequence MSVDAKIEFPVIEFRSSDLERGTNGWHRLCNKVREACETFGCFEVVYDTISTEVREEMFRLMKELVEVPVERKQKNVLPPPSHGWVGPSSEVSPLYEGFGLGDASNYDSVNNFAQLMWPDGHPRFCDIAHTMGTQLEVLNKLIWLMLIDSYGLGDDSLKMNYTTIMRMMKYMPPPPGENEIGFFPHTDKPVSTLICENQIPGLEIEVNNGQWIKLTNLSPSSFVFVVGDPLMAWSNGRLKSAKHRVLIRGDKDRFSIAAFVLPNKGTIIKTPNELIDEQHPRVFKDFDFMEFYSFAFSDPARSRDSGQVLYDFAALSPPVPS